Proteins encoded by one window of Arabidopsis thaliana chromosome 2, partial sequence:
- the GCL2 gene encoding GCR2-like 2 (GCR2-like 2 (GCL2); FUNCTIONS IN: catalytic activity; INVOLVED IN: biological_process unknown; LOCATED IN: extrinsic to membrane; EXPRESSED IN: 15 plant structures; EXPRESSED DURING: 10 growth stages; CONTAINS InterPro DOMAIN/s: LanC-like protein, eukaryotic (InterPro:IPR020464), Six-hairpin glycosidase-like (InterPro:IPR008928), Lanthionine synthetase C-like (InterPro:IPR007822); BEST Arabidopsis thaliana protein match is: G protein coupled receptor (TAIR:AT1G52920.1); Has 689 Blast hits to 684 proteins in 212 species: Archae - 0; Bacteria - 201; Metazoa - 271; Fungi - 68; Plants - 112; Viruses - 0; Other Eukaryotes - 37 (source: NCBI BLink).) → MAGRFFDNVMPDFVKEKESVSGGDTLRNLLAMPYSSLSQQLKRSALDLKETVVIETWGFSGQTVEDFTLYSGTLGAAFLLFRAYQVTGNANDLSLCLEIVKACDTASASSGDVTFLCGRAGVCGLGAVAAKLSGEEDLLNYYLGQFRLIRLSSDLPNELLYGRVGYLWACLFINKYIGKETLSSDTIREVAQEIIKEGRSMAKKGSSPLMFEWYGKRYWGAAHGLAGIMHVLMDVQLKPDEAEDVKGTLKYMIKNRFPSGNYPASEEDKKKDILVHWCHGAPGIALTLGKAAEVFGEREFLEASAAAAEVVWNRGLLKRVGICHGISGNAYVFLALYRATGRSEYLYRAKAFASFLLDRGPKLLSKGEMHGGDSPYSLFEGVAGMAYLFLDMVDPSEARFPGYEL, encoded by the exons ATGGCGGGTCGGTTCTTCGATAACGTGATGCCTGATTTCGTGAAGGAGAAGGAAAGTGTATCTGGAGGAGATACGCTTAGGAATCTGCTTGCTATGCCGTATTCGTCTCTCTCGCAGCAGCTCAAGCGGTCCGCTTTGGATCTCAAAGAAACC GTAGTGATTGAAACTTGGGGTTTTAGTGGACAGACTGTTGAAGACTTCACTCTTTACTCTGGAACTCTTGGAGCTGCGTTTTTACTCTTTAGAGCTTATCAGGTTACTGGCAACGCCAACGATCTTTCCCTCTGCTTGGAAATCGTCAAAGCTTGTGATACTGCTTCTGCTTCCTCAGg GGATGTTACTTTTCTCTGTGGCCGAGCTGGTGTTTGTGGTCTTGGCGCTGTTGCAGCTAAGCTTTCTGGTGAGGAAGATTTGCTCAATTACTATTTGGGACAATTTCGTCTG ATAAGACTATCTAGTGATCTTCCTAACGAGCTTTTGTATGGAAGAGTTGGTTATCTATGGGCTTGTCTGTTTATCAACAAGTACATCGGCAAAGAAACTTTGTCTTCAGATACCATC CGCGAAGTTGCTCAGGAGATTATCAAGGAAGGAAGATCAATGGCTAAGAAAGGAAGCTCACCGCTTATGTTTGAATGGTATGGCAAAAGGTACTGGGGTGCAGCACATGGACTTGCTGGTATTATGCACGTATTGATGGATGTTCAGCTGAAGCCTGACGAGGCAGAAGATGTGAAGGGAACCCTTAAGTATATGATCAAGAATCGGTTTCCAAGTGGAAATTACCCTGCTAGTGAAGAggataagaagaaagatattCTTGTGCATTGGTGTCATGGAGCCCCTGGGATTGCCCTCACACTTGGGAAGGCGGCTGAG GTTTTTGGGGAGAGAGAGTTTCTGGAAGCGAGTGCAGCTGCAGCAGAGGTGGTTTGGAACCGTGGATTGCTCAAGCGCGTGGGGATCTGTCATGGAATAAGTGGGAACGCATATGTTTTTCTTGCGCTTTACAGAGCTACGGGAAGGAGTGAGTATCTATACCGTGCAAAAGCCTTTGCCAGTTTCCTGCTTGATAGAGGCCCCAAGTTACTCTCAAAAGGAGAAATGCATGGAGGTGATAGTCCTTATTCCTTGTTTGAAGGCGTTGCAGGCATGGCCTATCTCTTCCTTGACATGGTCGACCCATCTGAAGCCAGGTTCCCAGGTTACGAGCTTTAA
- a CDS encoding Major facilitator superfamily protein (Major facilitator superfamily protein; FUNCTIONS IN: carbohydrate transmembrane transporter activity, sugar:hydrogen symporter activity; INVOLVED IN: transport, transmembrane transport; LOCATED IN: integral to membrane, membrane; EXPRESSED IN: 22 plant structures; EXPRESSED DURING: 15 growth stages; CONTAINS InterPro DOMAIN/s: Sugar transporter, conserved site (InterPro:IPR005829), Major facilitator superfamily (InterPro:IPR020846), General substrate transporter (InterPro:IPR005828), Sugar/inositol transporter (InterPro:IPR003663), Major facilitator superfamily, general substrate transporter (InterPro:IPR016196); BEST Arabidopsis thaliana protein match is: polyol/monosaccharide transporter 5 (TAIR:AT3G18830.1); Has 35333 Blast hits to 34131 proteins in 2444 species: Archae - 798; Bacteria - 22429; Metazoa - 974; Fungi - 991; Plants - 531; Viruses - 0; Other Eukaryotes - 9610 (source: NCBI BLink).), which yields MMKNLPEVGNGGGSGFPAVSVGNKKNKYQRMDSDAEESQNHREAEARNSRTRKYVMACAFFASLNNVLLGYDVGVMSGAVLFIQQDLKITEVQTEVLIGSLSIISLFGSLAGGRTSDSIGRKWTMALAALVFQTGAAVMAVAPSFEVLMIGRTLAGIGIGLGVMIAPVYIAEISPTVARGFFTSFPEIFINLGILLGYVSNYAFSGLSVHISWRIMLAVGILPSVFIGFALCVIPESPRWLVMKGRVDSAREVLMKTNERDDEAEERLAEIQLAAAHTEGSEDRPVWRELLSPSPVVRKMLIVGFGIQCFQQITGIDATVYYSPEILKEAGIQDETKLLAATVAVGVTKTVFILFATFLIDSVGRKPLLYVSTIGMTLCLFCLSFTLTFLGQGTLGITLALLFVCGNVAFFSIGMGPVCWVLTSEIFPLRLRAQASALGAVGNRVCSGLVAMSFLSVSRAITVGGTFFVFSLVSALSVIFVYVLVPETSGKSLEQIELMFQGGLERKDGEVELGDAERLVRKEQEF from the exons atgatgaagaatctTCCGGAGGTTGGTAATGGCGGTGGCTCGGGTTTTCCGGCGGTCTCTGTCGGaaataagaagaataagtATCAGAGAATGGACTCCGACGCGGAGGAATCGCAGAATCATCGTGAAGCAGAGGCTAGAAACAGTAGAACCAGAAAATACGTTATGGCTTGTGCCTTTTTTGCATCCTTGAACAATGTTCTTCTCGGCTACG ATGTTGGGGTAATGAGCGGTGCGGTGTTGTTCATACAGCAGGATCTCAAAATAACGGAGGTGCAGACGGAAGTGCTCATTGGTAGCCTTAGCATCATCTCACTCTTTGGCAGCTTAGCCGGCGGCAGAACCTCTGACTCTATCGGTAGAAAATGGACCATGGCCTTGGCTGCTCTCGTCTTCCAGACTGGTGCTGCCGTGATGGCTGTCGCTCCGTCTTTCGAGGTTTTGATGATAGGGAGAACTTTAGCCGGCATTGGGATTGGGCTTGGTGTCATGATCGCTCCTGTCTACATCGCCGAGATATCCCCCACCGTAGCTAGAGGATTTTTCACTTCGTTCCCTGAGATCTTCATAAATCTAGGGATCTTGCTGGGCTATGTTTCGAACTACGCTTTCTCGGGGCTTTCCGTGCATATCAGCTGGAGGATCATGCTTGCAGTTGGGATTCTTCCTTCGGTGTTCATAGGATTTGCGCTGTGTGTGATCCCTGAGTCGCCGAGGTGGCTGGTGATGAAAGGCCGAGTGGACAGTGCACGAGAGGTGCTCATGAAAACGAATGAGCGAGATGACGAAGCGGAAGAGCGGCTTGCAGAGATACAACTGGCGGCTGCACATACAGAAGGCAGCGAGGACAGGCCCGTGTGGCGTGAGCTTCTTAGCCCATCTCCTGTTGTACGGAAAATGCTGATTGTTGGATTTGGAATCCAGTGTTTCCAGCAGATCACAGGAATTGACGCCACAGTCTACTATAGTCCAGAGATCCTGAAAGAGGCTGGGATACAAGACGAGACCAAACTGCTCGCTGCAACTGTCGCTGTTGGTGTCACGAAAACAGTGTTCATACTATTTGCCACCTTCCTGATTGATAGTGTTGGCCGGAAACCGCTGCTTTATGTGAGCACAATAGGAATGACTCTGTGTCTCTTTTGTCTAAGCTTTACGCTCACATTCCTCGGCCAAGGAACGCTTGGGATAACCTTGGCgcttctctttgtttgtgGAAACGTTGCCTTCTTCTCCATAGGAATGGGACCTGTTTGCTGGGTCTTGACATCAGAGATCTTTCCATTACGATTAAGAGCCCAGGCATCTGCGCTTGGGGCGGTTGGGAACAGGGTGTGCAGCGGTCTGGTGGCCATGTCCTTCCTCTCTGTGTCACGTGCCATCACTGTTGGAGGAAccttcttcgttttctccCTCGTGTCTGCACTCTCAGTTATCTTCGTGTATGTGCTAGTCCCCGAGACAAGCGGGAAGTCACTGGAGCAGATAGAGTTGATGTTTCAGGGTGGGCTGGAAAGAAAAGACGGTGAAGTTGAGCTTGGAGATGCTGAGCGTCTTGTGCGCAAGGAACAGGAGTTTTGA
- a CDS encoding Major facilitator superfamily protein, giving the protein MFFSATVGFTYIIGFFFFFFTLLTYKKDLKITEVQTEVLIGSLSIISLFGSLAGGRTSDSIGRKWTMALAALVFQTGAAVMAVAPSFEVLMIGRTLAGIGIGLGVMIAPVYIAEISPTVARGFFTSFPEIFINLGILLGYVSNYAFSGLSVHISWRIMLAVGILPSVFIGFALCVIPESPRWLVMKGRVDSAREVLMKTNERDDEAEERLAEIQLAAAHTEGSEDRPVWRELLSPSPVVRKMLIVGFGIQCFQQITGIDATVYYSPEILKEAGIQDETKLLAATVAVGVTKTVFILFATFLIDSVGRKPLLYVSTIGMTLCLFCLSFTLTFLGQGTLGITLALLFVCGNVAFFSIGMGPVCWVLTSEIFPLRLRAQASALGAVGNRVCSGLVAMSFLSVSRAITVGGTFFVFSLVSALSVIFVYVLVPETSGKSLEQIELMFQGGLERKDGEVELGDAERLVRKEQEF; this is encoded by the exons ATGTTCTTCTCGGCTACGGTCGGTTTTACTTATATAAtcggattcttcttcttcttctttactttgtTGACTTACAAAAAG GATCTCAAAATAACGGAGGTGCAGACGGAAGTGCTCATTGGTAGCCTTAGCATCATCTCACTCTTTGGCAGCTTAGCCGGCGGCAGAACCTCTGACTCTATCGGTAGAAAATGGACCATGGCCTTGGCTGCTCTCGTCTTCCAGACTGGTGCTGCCGTGATGGCTGTCGCTCCGTCTTTCGAGGTTTTGATGATAGGGAGAACTTTAGCCGGCATTGGGATTGGGCTTGGTGTCATGATCGCTCCTGTCTACATCGCCGAGATATCCCCCACCGTAGCTAGAGGATTTTTCACTTCGTTCCCTGAGATCTTCATAAATCTAGGGATCTTGCTGGGCTATGTTTCGAACTACGCTTTCTCGGGGCTTTCCGTGCATATCAGCTGGAGGATCATGCTTGCAGTTGGGATTCTTCCTTCGGTGTTCATAGGATTTGCGCTGTGTGTGATCCCTGAGTCGCCGAGGTGGCTGGTGATGAAAGGCCGAGTGGACAGTGCACGAGAGGTGCTCATGAAAACGAATGAGCGAGATGACGAAGCGGAAGAGCGGCTTGCAGAGATACAACTGGCGGCTGCACATACAGAAGGCAGCGAGGACAGGCCCGTGTGGCGTGAGCTTCTTAGCCCATCTCCTGTTGTACGGAAAATGCTGATTGTTGGATTTGGAATCCAGTGTTTCCAGCAGATCACAGGAATTGACGCCACAGTCTACTATAGTCCAGAGATCCTGAAAGAGGCTGGGATACAAGACGAGACCAAACTGCTCGCTGCAACTGTCGCTGTTGGTGTCACGAAAACAGTGTTCATACTATTTGCCACCTTCCTGATTGATAGTGTTGGCCGGAAACCGCTGCTTTATGTGAGCACAATAGGAATGACTCTGTGTCTCTTTTGTCTAAGCTTTACGCTCACATTCCTCGGCCAAGGAACGCTTGGGATAACCTTGGCgcttctctttgtttgtgGAAACGTTGCCTTCTTCTCCATAGGAATGGGACCTGTTTGCTGGGTCTTGACATCAGAGATCTTTCCATTACGATTAAGAGCCCAGGCATCTGCGCTTGGGGCGGTTGGGAACAGGGTGTGCAGCGGTCTGGTGGCCATGTCCTTCCTCTCTGTGTCACGTGCCATCACTGTTGGAGGAAccttcttcgttttctccCTCGTGTCTGCACTCTCAGTTATCTTCGTGTATGTGCTAGTCCCCGAGACAAGCGGGAAGTCACTGGAGCAGATAGAGTTGATGTTTCAGGGTGGGCTGGAAAGAAAAGACGGTGAAGTTGAGCTTGGAGATGCTGAGCGTCTTGTGCGCAAGGAACAGGAGTTTTGA
- a CDS encoding uncharacterized protein (unknown protein; Has 30201 Blast hits to 17322 proteins in 780 species: Archae - 12; Bacteria - 1396; Metazoa - 17338; Fungi - 3422; Plants - 5037; Viruses - 0; Other Eukaryotes - 2996 (source: NCBI BLink).) has translation MKKMELTSNGSLLPMNEICRWLFQAHWNYRDSVIDVATTIFKLIDIFLLIL, from the coding sequence atgaaaaaaatggaattaaCCTCCAATGGCAGCTTGCTCCCTATGAATGAGATCTGTCGGTGGTTATTCCAAGCTCATTGGAACTACAGAGACAGTGTCATTGACGTGGCAACAACAATCTTTaaattgattgatatttttcttctaattttgtaa